A genomic segment from Deinococcus humi encodes:
- a CDS encoding DUF1844 domain-containing protein, with product MPHPEFVGLVNSLQATAEAALGDLNAATASAARDGLLQEGRARQTAERSLKLLTMLAEKTRGNLDFAEADLLTGAISSLRERLGSGTPGN from the coding sequence ATGCCCCATCCAGAATTCGTTGGACTCGTCAATTCTCTGCAGGCCACCGCCGAGGCCGCGCTGGGTGATCTGAACGCCGCCACCGCCAGTGCAGCGCGCGACGGCCTGCTGCAAGAGGGACGCGCCCGACAGACCGCCGAGCGCAGCCTGAAGTTGCTGACCATGCTGGCCGAGAAGACGCGCGGCAACCTCGACTTTGCCGAGGCGGACCTGCTGACCGGGGCGATTTCCAGCCTGCGCGAGCGCCTGGGCAGCGGCACGCCGGGCAACTAG
- the dnaX gene encoding DNA polymerase III subunit gamma/tau, translating to MSAIYQRARPIRWDQVVGQEHIKDVLKAALEAGRVGHAYLFSGPRGVGKTTTARLIAMTANCTGPAPRPCGECESCLSVRAGSHPDVMEIDAASNNSVDDVRDLRELVGLAAMRGGKKIYILDEAHMMSRAAFNALLKTLEEPPGHVIFILATTEPEKIIPTILSRCQHYRFRRLTPEEIAGKLAGLATQEGMTAEPEALNLIGRLADGAMRDGESLLERMLAAGSAVTRAGVEEALGLPPGERVRAVAAALVTGDAGAALQGAGRLYRDGFAARTVVEGLVSALGTALHAELGLSDEGRLDGADVPRLLKLQAALDEQEARFARSADGQSLELALTHALLAADGGAGGAVTAGNATAMPADLIQRLNRMEKELAGLRAGGGAGSGAAAQERRGPAPAREVVREAVAAIQGEAGAHDEAPPPQQGNWADVVRAASMQLRAFLKPARMHAEAGYVSLTYGDNGFHAKQALSKFDDIAALALKVFGPVTFELITAEATKKQKLGGGGGTPPAGPALAPRPAPVVRNAPEQTTPAAEIEIAPFDPTPRRTTRAAEGPGPQATAAPSAQATPPQASLPPRPAAVATLEPPTSMPPPRPQTRPPETRPPETRLPRPASPDDVAPAPLPTIAADPWQAEHVADAPPPPSGTAPTGDRAASRELYVVEPIDVEPDWDDIGGPLDASGPSGLPDLEDAPYADLAVERPTPAPRPSAPPQASQSRASAAPSRPGDIRAHPMYEEIKGRFSGRVREIGKNRNPVAPATEGEADDEDAES from the coding sequence ATGAGCGCCATCTACCAGCGTGCCCGCCCCATCCGCTGGGATCAGGTGGTGGGCCAGGAACACATCAAGGATGTGTTGAAGGCTGCGCTGGAAGCCGGGCGCGTGGGCCACGCCTACCTGTTTTCGGGGCCGCGCGGCGTGGGCAAGACCACCACGGCCCGCCTGATCGCCATGACCGCCAACTGCACCGGTCCTGCTCCCAGACCCTGCGGAGAGTGCGAGTCGTGCCTGAGCGTGCGCGCCGGCTCACACCCCGACGTGATGGAAATCGACGCCGCCAGCAACAACAGCGTGGACGACGTGCGCGACCTGCGCGAGCTGGTGGGGCTGGCGGCCATGCGCGGCGGCAAGAAGATCTACATTCTGGACGAGGCGCACATGATGTCGCGGGCGGCCTTCAACGCCCTGCTCAAGACGCTGGAGGAGCCGCCGGGCCACGTCATCTTCATCCTGGCGACCACCGAGCCGGAAAAGATTATTCCGACCATCCTCTCGCGCTGCCAGCACTACCGTTTCCGCCGTCTGACGCCCGAGGAGATCGCCGGGAAGCTGGCCGGACTGGCCACGCAGGAGGGCATGACCGCCGAGCCGGAAGCCCTGAACCTGATCGGGCGCCTGGCCGACGGCGCGATGCGCGACGGCGAGAGCCTTCTGGAGCGCATGCTGGCAGCGGGCAGCGCAGTCACGCGGGCCGGGGTGGAGGAAGCGCTGGGTCTGCCTCCCGGCGAACGCGTGCGCGCCGTGGCAGCGGCGCTGGTGACGGGCGACGCGGGCGCAGCCCTGCAGGGGGCCGGGCGGCTGTACCGCGACGGCTTCGCGGCCCGCACGGTGGTGGAAGGTCTGGTCTCGGCGCTGGGGACGGCCCTGCACGCCGAACTGGGCCTAAGCGATGAAGGAAGGCTGGACGGCGCGGACGTGCCACGGCTGCTGAAGCTTCAGGCTGCCCTGGATGAGCAGGAAGCCCGCTTCGCCCGGTCCGCCGATGGGCAGAGTCTGGAACTGGCGCTGACCCACGCCCTGCTGGCCGCCGATGGTGGTGCGGGCGGCGCCGTAACGGCCGGAAACGCAACGGCCATGCCAGCGGACTTGATACAGCGCCTGAACCGGATGGAAAAGGAACTGGCGGGGTTGCGGGCGGGTGGCGGCGCAGGTAGTGGAGCGGCGGCCCAGGAACGGCGTGGCCCGGCCCCGGCGCGTGAAGTGGTGCGCGAGGCGGTGGCGGCGATTCAGGGCGAGGCCGGGGCTCATGATGAGGCCCCACCGCCCCAGCAGGGCAACTGGGCCGACGTGGTCCGCGCGGCCAGCATGCAACTCCGGGCTTTCCTGAAACCTGCGCGGATGCACGCCGAGGCGGGGTATGTCAGCCTGACCTACGGCGACAACGGCTTCCATGCCAAGCAGGCGCTGAGCAAATTCGACGACATCGCCGCCCTGGCCCTCAAGGTGTTCGGGCCGGTCACCTTCGAGCTGATCACGGCGGAGGCCACGAAAAAACAGAAACTGGGAGGCGGCGGCGGGACCCCGCCCGCTGGTCCTGCCCTGGCGCCCCGGCCCGCGCCCGTCGTCCGGAATGCCCCTGAGCAGACCACCCCAGCCGCCGAAATCGAGATTGCCCCTTTCGATCCCACCCCACGCCGCACCACCCGCGCAGCTGAGGGACCGGGACCGCAGGCGACGGCTGCACCTTCGGCCCAGGCCACGCCGCCGCAGGCCAGCCTGCCTCCGCGCCCGGCAGCAGTGGCGACGCTGGAACCGCCCACCAGCATGCCTCCGCCCCGGCCCCAGACGCGGCCCCCGGAAACCCGGCCGCCCGAGACCCGTCTCCCCCGCCCCGCCAGCCCCGATGACGTGGCCCCCGCTCCGCTCCCAACGATCGCTGCGGACCCCTGGCAGGCCGAGCATGTGGCCGACGCGCCTCCACCACCATCAGGCACGGCTCCGACAGGGGACCGCGCCGCCTCGCGCGAGCTGTACGTCGTGGAGCCCATCGACGTGGAACCTGACTGGGACGATATTGGCGGGCCACTGGACGCATCGGGTCCGTCCGGCCTGCCCGATCTGGAGGACGCGCCGTACGCCGATCTGGCGGTGGAGCGGCCCACGCCTGCCCCACGTCCGTCAGCGCCCCCCCAGGCCAGCCAGTCGCGGGCCAGCGCCGCTCCGTCACGCCCCGGCGATATTCGTGCGCACCCGATGTACGAGGAGATCAAGGGCCGCTTCAGCGGACGCGTGCGCGAGATCGGCAAGAACCGCAATCCGGTGGCCCCGGCAACCGAGGGTGAGGCCGACGACGAGGACGCAGAGAGCTGA
- the dtd gene encoding D-aminoacyl-tRNA deacylase, which produces MRAVVQRVAHASCTVAGEVTGQTGPGLMVLLGVAPADTAQTARALAAKIAKLRIFNDDAGKMNRSVLDTGGGILSISQFTLYADTRAGNRPSFVGAAPPAQARELYGEFNAALRELGLTVGEGRFGEHMVIDLSNDGPVTITLDLS; this is translated from the coding sequence GTGCGGGCGGTCGTTCAGCGCGTGGCTCACGCCAGTTGCACCGTAGCAGGCGAGGTCACCGGGCAGACCGGGCCGGGACTGATGGTGCTGCTGGGGGTCGCGCCCGCCGACACTGCGCAGACCGCGCGGGCGCTGGCAGCCAAGATCGCCAAGCTGCGAATCTTCAACGACGACGCGGGCAAGATGAATCGCAGCGTCCTAGATACGGGTGGTGGCATCCTGAGCATCAGCCAGTTCACGCTGTATGCCGATACCCGCGCGGGCAACCGCCCCAGTTTCGTCGGCGCGGCCCCGCCGGCACAGGCCCGCGAGCTGTACGGTGAATTCAACGCCGCCCTGCGTGAACTGGGGCTGACGGTGGGAGAGGGCCGTTTCGGCGAACACATGGTCATTGACCTGAGCAACGACGGTCCGGTGACCATCACGCTCGACCTGAGCTGA